The Tepidisphaeraceae bacterium genome includes a window with the following:
- a CDS encoding beta-ketoacyl-[acyl-carrier-protein] synthase family protein gives MNRVVITGIGWVTPMGHSIETVWQRLLAGESGIARTTLFDASTFPTQISAEVKDYDVAAHIGDAIAALHNGAGRNTQFALGACAQAWKHAGLDNAKLDRDRVGIYLGSGEGSLDFDAFTAANLAAWQEEANSVDTVKFAQLALERMNVTRELEQEPNMPLSHLALLTGAQGPALNCLTACAASTQAIGEASEILRRGDADVMIGGGAHSMIHPFGVTGFNRLTALSTANENPPAASRPFDGNRGGFVLGEGAGMVILETLDHAKARGATILAEIVGYGSTADAYRITDQAPDGAGAVVAMRAALKCAKLEPSDIHYINAHGTGTKENDSNETAAVKTVFGDGAKNVPFSSIKSMMGHLIAAAGAVELITCVLAIRDNALPPTMNLTNPDPECDLDYIPNAARKAKVDVAMSNSFGFGGQNDTIIVKRYVG, from the coding sequence ATGAACCGAGTCGTCATCACCGGAATTGGTTGGGTCACGCCGATGGGGCATTCCATTGAGACCGTCTGGCAGCGGCTGCTGGCGGGCGAGTCGGGCATTGCGCGCACGACGCTGTTCGACGCGTCCACCTTTCCCACGCAGATCAGCGCCGAAGTCAAAGACTACGACGTCGCTGCGCACATCGGCGACGCCATCGCTGCGCTGCACAATGGCGCGGGGCGCAACACGCAGTTTGCGCTCGGGGCGTGCGCACAGGCTTGGAAACACGCCGGCCTGGACAACGCCAAGCTTGATCGCGACCGCGTGGGTATCTACCTCGGTAGCGGCGAGGGCTCGCTCGACTTCGATGCCTTCACGGCCGCCAATCTGGCGGCGTGGCAGGAAGAGGCGAACTCGGTCGACACCGTGAAGTTCGCCCAGTTGGCGTTGGAACGCATGAACGTCACGCGCGAGTTGGAACAGGAACCCAACATGCCGCTGTCGCACCTGGCGCTGCTGACCGGTGCGCAGGGCCCGGCGCTCAACTGCCTGACCGCGTGCGCCGCCAGCACGCAGGCGATCGGTGAAGCATCGGAGATCCTGCGGCGCGGCGATGCGGACGTGATGATCGGTGGTGGCGCGCACTCGATGATTCACCCGTTCGGCGTCACCGGCTTCAACCGCCTGACCGCCCTTTCCACCGCGAATGAAAATCCCCCCGCCGCCAGTCGGCCGTTCGATGGCAACCGCGGTGGGTTCGTCCTCGGCGAAGGGGCTGGCATGGTCATCCTGGAGACGCTGGACCACGCCAAGGCCCGCGGCGCGACCATCCTGGCCGAGATCGTCGGTTATGGTTCGACCGCCGACGCCTATCGCATCACTGACCAAGCCCCCGATGGTGCCGGCGCGGTCGTGGCGATGCGGGCGGCGTTGAAGTGCGCGAAGCTGGAGCCGAGCGACATCCACTACATCAACGCGCACGGCACCGGCACCAAGGAAAACGACAGCAACGAGACGGCCGCGGTCAAGACGGTGTTCGGTGACGGCGCCAAGAACGTGCCGTTCAGCAGCATCAAGAGCATGATGGGCCACCTGATCGCCGCCGCCGGCGCGGTGGAACTAATCACCTGCGTACTGGCGATCAGGGACAACGCCCTGCCGCCCACGATGAACCTGACCAACCCGGACCCCGAGTGCGATTTGGACTACATCCCCAACGCCGCTCGCAAGGCAAAGGTCGACGTCGCGATGAGCAACAGCTTCGGATTTGGTGGGCAGAACGACACGATTATCGTGAAGCGATACGTGGGCTGA